Within the Bradyrhizobium ottawaense genome, the region CCCGCTCTGTCACGGCAAGCGGCTTCGCCGCGAAGCGCTGTCGGTCAAGTTTGCCGGCTTCGATATTGCCGACATCTCCAGGATCCCGCTGGCCAGGCTCGCCGACCTCTTGCGTCCACATGCGGAGGCCACCGCTCCTACCCTGACCAAGCTTAAGGCGCAGCATCCGGAGAAGACGCTGGTGGTGCAGCGAATCGCCGAGGACCTCGGCGGCCGACTCACGGTTCTGCTTGACCTCGGGCTTGGCTATCTAACGCTGGAGCGGAGTACCCCGACGCTTTCTCCGGGCGAACTGCAGCGCCTGCGACTGGCAACCCAAGTGCGTTCCAACCTGTTCGGCGTCGTCTATGTGCTCGACGAGCCCTCCGCCGGACTTCATCCCGCGGACACCGAGGCGCTGTTGACGGCGCTCGACCGATTGAAAGCCTCCGGCAATTCTCTGTTCGTGGTCGAACACGAGATCGATGTGATCCGGCATGCGGATTGGGTTGTTGACGTCGGACCAGGCGCTGGCGAACTCGGTGGCCATTTGCTCTACAGCGGTCCGCTGCAAGGGTTCAAGCAGGTAGAGCAATCGCAAACCCGCCGTTACCTGTTCGGCGACTACATTGTGCCAAACCGAACGCCGCGCTCGCCCAAGGGCTGGTTGCGGCTGCGTGGCGTCAGTCGCAACAACCTCCATGAACTCGATGTCGATTTTCCGTTGGGAGTATTCACCACCGTGACTGGCGTTTCCGGCTCGGGCAAGTCGAGCCTGGTGAGCCAGGTCCTGGTGGAATTGGTTGCAAAACCGCTTGGCCATTGCGTCCCCTCGATCGACGATGAAGGCGACGAACTCGAGCGGACCGTCGTGACCACACTCGGCGGCCGGATCGCAAGCGGAATGGAGGGTATCAAGCGATTGGTGGTCGTCGACCAAAAGGCGATCGGACGCACACCACGTTCCAACCTCGCGACATACACGGGGCTCTTCGATTACGTTCGCAAGATCTTCGCGGCCACTAAGTTGGCGCGCGCCCGTCACTACGACGCTGGACGCTTTTCCTTCAATGTTGCCAAAGGCCGCTGCGAGACCTGCGAGGGCGAAGGCTTTGTTTGCGTCGAATTGCTGTTCCTGCCCAGTGTATATGCACCGTGCCCAAGCTGTCATGGCGCTCGCTACAACGCCAAAACCCTCGAAATAAAATACCGCGACAAGAACATCGCCGCCGTACTGGGAATGACGGTCGACGCCGCCTTCGCGTTCTTTGCCGAGGAGGCGCAGGTGCGCCGGTCCCTCGATGTGCTGCGGCAGGTTGGCCTCGGCTATCTGCGACTTGGCCAGCCGGCGACGGAGCTTTCCGGCGGCGAGGCCCAGCGGATCAAGCTTGCCACCGAGCTGCAGCGGACGCAGCGCGGCCACACGCTCTACGTCCTTGACGAGCCCACCACGGGACTACACCCGGCTGACGTCGAGAAGCTCATCGCGCAACTCGACGGGCTGATCGAAACCGGCAATACTGTCATCGTGGTGGAGCATGACATGCGCGTTGCCGCCGGCAGCGACTGGGTCATGGATATCGGCCCCGGTGCAGGTGACGAAGGCGGTCATGTGGTGGCGTTCGGCACGCCTGCCGAGGTCGCTGGATCGTCCATAAGCCGCACCGCGCCATATCTGTCACGGTTCAGGGCCCGGCTCGCGGCCGACGCGTCAACGTCCAATCGCCTCGCGGCACCTCAGTAAAATCGCGGAATCGGCTCCAAATGCGGTGTCTGTCGGCCCGAAAGATGGAACATTACTTCGTCTACATAACACCACCCCCACCCTTCCGGTGGATCAAAGGCCTCGATGATCGGGTGCCTGGTCGCGTGAAAATGTTTTGTTGCATGCCGGTTTGGCGACTGATCGCAGCAACCGACATGGCCACAGGTGCGGCAGACCCGCAGATGCAACCAGGGGTCACCGGATTTCAGGCATTCCTCACACCCCGGCGCGCTCGGAACAACGTCGCGGATTGCTGAGAGATGTTTGCAAAATATCGCCATGTTTTCCTGACGCGCAATCCGCGCCGCGCTCCGTTTGTCTCGGTTCCAATCCGATTGCGAAGATACACTTCGTGGCGAAGTAAGTGATCAGGCCGTAAGCTCAGGATCAACCGCAAGGATCACGGTCTTCTCAGCGTTACCATCGACGCTCTGTTCGCGCGGAATGACAGGCAGTTGAAGCACCAGCGCGTGCTGGCCGACAACAGATTCACGAGAACCGTTTTTCCGTCCGGAAACGAGAGGGCATCGTGATGCTGATGCGAGGCGCCCGGCTCGATCGCGCAAAATCTGGCCACGCTAAAGCCTGTGCTCCTGGTCGACAGCCAATCGCGATTATATCTGACGTCACGTTCGAATGCGAGTTCGGTTCCGGGAAGCAGACATACCGCGACATTCGGCTCTCCCTTTGCGGCAAAGCCGCGCGTTGATGTGCCGTAGAAGCCGGTCGAAACAAGCGTCTCGCCAACCCTGGCCGGGCGGGATGCGACGGTATGCAGGCTATAATCACACATGGGATTTTCTCCGCTGATCGACGTGTTCAAGAACCTGTATCGTGAGGAGACGCGCGCTGCGTTGACCGATGTCAAAATATCGGCGAACGAGATCGCTCCATCCCGGACGATAGCCAGCAAGCGGCGGTGCAGGATGACGATCTGTTCGCGGAGCACCCGCCGGACGATGAGCAGCGGCTCCCCACCAGTACCGCCAAGTCGGGGATATTCTCGACAAGCTCATGGATGCGGGCCTCGAACCTCACCTTGGCAACCATTCCGACCTTGAGGCCGAAGTTGCGCAAAGTACCTCGCAGATCGTTCTCGATGGCGATGGACTTCGACTGCAGAAGCTTGCGATGAGTCAGCAGCATTCGCAGTTTTTGGCTGCGGAACGTCTTTACATGCACCGGACGGTACAGTCCCCCCCTGATCATCTGAGCGATGCCGCGCGCATCATTGCGGTCGGTCTTGTTGATCTGCGCCTTCATCACCGCCTGCATGTGCCGCGTCTCGACACAGATCACTGGTAACTCGGCTTCGGCGAGAGCGCTGAATAGCCATTGCGATAACGGCCCGGCTTCCAGTCCGATCCGCTTGAAGCGGTAGGTGGGGTTCCCCAGAACCTTCAGCAGGGCTGCAGTTTCGTTTCGCTACCTTCACTTCCTTCACGATCCTGCCCGTGTCATCCACAATGCAGATGCTGGTCTCCTTGACCGATACGTCCAATCCACCAACTCAGCAGGTGATCGGACGAAACGCCGGTGACGTTCCGTTCGCCGCTCAAGGAACAGGAGTTCAGGTTCTATCGCTATAGCCCCGGCAAGAACCTGCTCGTCCTCGAGATCAAT harbors:
- a CDS encoding excinuclease ABC subunit UvrA; this encodes MLEITNPRSREAAEEALRGFVRVRGAREHNLKSIDLDIPRDALVVFTGVSGSGKSSLAFGTLYAEAQRRYLESVSPYARRLFHQMAVPEVGEIDGLPPAVALQQQRGSPTTRSSVGSVTTLSNLLRMLYSRAGDYSRHQTHLDAEAFSPNTPAGACPRCHGLGRVYEVTERSMVPEDSKSIRERAIAAWPPAWHGGNLRDMLITLGYDVDRPWRELPKKARDWILYTDEQPVVPVYVGYDANEVRRAIRRKEEPSYRGNFSSARRYVLTTFATTESASIKKRVSRYMVSTECPLCHGKRLRREALSVKFAGFDIADISRIPLARLADLLRPHAEATAPTLTKLKAQHPEKTLVVQRIAEDLGGRLTVLLDLGLGYLTLERSTPTLSPGELQRLRLATQVRSNLFGVVYVLDEPSAGLHPADTEALLTALDRLKASGNSLFVVEHEIDVIRHADWVVDVGPGAGELGGHLLYSGPLQGFKQVEQSQTRRYLFGDYIVPNRTPRSPKGWLRLRGVSRNNLHELDVDFPLGVFTTVTGVSGSGKSSLVSQVLVELVAKPLGHCVPSIDDEGDELERTVVTTLGGRIASGMEGIKRLVVVDQKAIGRTPRSNLATYTGLFDYVRKIFAATKLARARHYDAGRFSFNVAKGRCETCEGEGFVCVELLFLPSVYAPCPSCHGARYNAKTLEIKYRDKNIAAVLGMTVDAAFAFFAEEAQVRRSLDVLRQVGLGYLRLGQPATELSGGEAQRIKLATELQRTQRGHTLYVLDEPTTGLHPADVEKLIAQLDGLIETGNTVIVVEHDMRVAAGSDWVMDIGPGAGDEGGHVVAFGTPAEVAGSSISRTAPYLSRFRARLAADASTSNRLAAPQ
- a CDS encoding UBP-type zinc finger domain-containing protein — translated: MAIFCKHLSAIRDVVPSAPGCEECLKSGDPWLHLRVCRTCGHVGCCDQSPNRHATKHFHATRHPIIEAFDPPEGWGWCYVDEVMFHLSGRQTPHLEPIPRFY